From the Microthrixaceae bacterium genome, one window contains:
- a CDS encoding DEAD/DEAH box helicase, with protein sequence MSDSTDPFALLHPIVAHHIINSLGWRDLRPLQRDTIAPILAGEHVLALAPTAGGKTEAAMFPVLTQILTERRPGLSTLYLCPLRALLNNLHIRLEQYGAFAGLRVGIWHGDIGSPARRRIIEDPPEILLTTPESLEAMLLSAKTDHDRLFRNLRNVIVDEVHAFGGDDRGWHLLGVLERLSAIAGRDLQRIGLSATVGDPERLLDWLVASSTAPRQVVAPDAGATAAAPEITLDHVGNLANAAIVISKLHAGEKRLVFCDSRARVETLAAELRSREVNTFVSHASLALDERRRAEAAFAEARDCVIVATSTLELGIDVGDLDRVIQLDSPTTVASFLQRLGRTGRRAGSTRNMLFLTTGDGLPLLQAAGLLHLWAGGFVEPVEAPPLPLHLLAHQLLAYVIQQGHLGRNLWQDVIARVPAYREAIERGDAEQIVEHLVSSGMLLDDHSMLSIGPEGERSYGFRHFMELSSVFTTPPTFVVRHGANELGHLDPTALLTNDRSYATVLLAGRSWKITSIDWDRKFAWVEPSDKVGSSRWFGAGRALGNELCNAMREVACGSDPQGVTLTERARTALGQSRVELGFARRSRTSVVVETTRARWWTWAGQRANASLSDALGDLAATAGDDLSIGLDAPRASSAAVRQALSDLHPDTLPTPQVAAEFADNMKFSDCLPPALALEVARQRLIDPAGVRRVLSELAAEPRG encoded by the coding sequence GTGAGCGACTCCACCGACCCCTTCGCCCTGCTGCACCCCATCGTGGCGCACCACATCATCAACAGCCTCGGGTGGCGCGACCTGCGGCCGCTGCAACGCGACACGATCGCCCCGATCCTCGCCGGAGAACACGTCCTCGCGCTCGCGCCGACCGCCGGCGGCAAGACCGAGGCCGCCATGTTCCCGGTGCTCACCCAGATTCTCACCGAGCGGCGACCCGGGCTCTCCACGCTGTATCTGTGTCCGCTGCGGGCGCTGCTGAACAACCTCCACATCCGTCTCGAACAGTACGGGGCCTTCGCCGGGTTGCGGGTCGGGATCTGGCACGGCGACATCGGTTCGCCGGCCCGTCGGCGCATCATCGAGGACCCGCCCGAGATCCTCCTCACCACACCCGAGTCGCTCGAAGCGATGCTGTTATCGGCCAAAACCGACCATGACCGGCTGTTTCGCAACCTTCGAAACGTCATCGTCGACGAGGTCCACGCCTTCGGCGGCGACGACCGGGGCTGGCACCTGCTCGGTGTGCTCGAACGCCTGTCGGCGATCGCCGGCCGCGACCTGCAACGCATCGGGCTGTCCGCCACCGTCGGCGACCCCGAACGCCTCCTCGACTGGCTCGTCGCCTCCAGCACCGCGCCGCGCCAAGTCGTCGCACCCGACGCAGGTGCAACCGCAGCGGCACCCGAGATCACCCTCGATCACGTCGGCAACCTCGCGAATGCCGCCATCGTCATCTCCAAACTGCACGCCGGCGAAAAACGACTGGTGTTTTGCGACTCCCGTGCCCGCGTCGAAACCCTCGCCGCCGAATTGCGGTCGCGGGAGGTCAACACCTTCGTGTCGCACGCGTCGCTCGCCCTCGACGAACGCCGCCGCGCGGAGGCCGCCTTCGCCGAGGCCCGCGACTGTGTGATCGTCGCCACCAGCACCCTCGAACTCGGCATCGACGTCGGCGACCTGGACCGGGTCATCCAACTCGACAGCCCCACCACCGTCGCCTCGTTCCTGCAACGCCTCGGGCGCACCGGCCGCAGGGCAGGCTCGACGCGCAACATGTTGTTTCTCACCACCGGCGACGGGCTGCCCCTGTTGCAGGCCGCCGGACTGTTGCACCTGTGGGCGGGCGGGTTCGTCGAACCGGTCGAGGCGCCGCCGCTGCCACTGCACCTGCTCGCACACCAACTCCTCGCCTACGTCATCCAACAAGGCCACCTCGGGCGCAACCTGTGGCAGGACGTGATCGCACGAGTGCCCGCCTACCGAGAAGCGATCGAACGCGGCGACGCCGAACAGATCGTCGAACACCTCGTGTCGAGCGGAATGCTCCTCGACGATCACTCCATGTTGTCGATCGGCCCGGAGGGGGAACGCAGCTACGGGTTTCGCCACTTCATGGAGCTGTCTTCGGTGTTCACGACGCCGCCGACCTTCGTCGTACGCCACGGAGCCAACGAACTCGGCCACCTCGACCCGACCGCGCTGCTCACCAACGACCGGTCCTATGCGACCGTGCTGCTCGCCGGGCGGAGTTGGAAGATCACCAGCATCGACTGGGACCGCAAATTCGCCTGGGTCGAACCGTCTGACAAGGTCGGCAGCTCGCGATGGTTCGGCGCGGGGCGAGCGCTCGGCAACGAACTCTGCAACGCGATGCGCGAGGTGGCCTGCGGTAGCGATCCCCAGGGGGTCACCCTCACCGAACGAGCCCGCACCGCGCTTGGACAGTCACGCGTCGAGTTGGGTTTCGCCCGGCGCTCACGCACCTCGGTAGTGGTGGAAACGACGCGGGCACGTTGGTGGACCTGGGCCGGGCAGCGGGCCAACGCGTCACTCAGCGATGCCCTCGGCGACCTGGCGGCAACTGCCGGCGACGACCTGTCGATCGGACTCGACGCACCCCGAGCCTCCAGCGCCGCGGTGCGCCAGGCGCTGAGCGACCTACACCCCGACACGCTGCCCACCCCCCAGGTCGCAGCCGAGTTCGCGGACAACATGAAGTTCTCCGACTGCCTGCCGCCGGCCCTCGCGCTGGAGGTGGCACGCCAACGCCTCATCGACCCTGCCGGCGTGCGGCGGGTACTCAGCGAACTCGCCGCCGAACCACGGGGGTAA
- the brxD gene encoding BREX system ATP-binding protein BrxD — translation MTAPTPSKARRDEVIDALRRGTVPARGLDLLAVGLERFGPSIDDELARAATGGGVFKCIRGEWGSGKTFASRWIADRARRAGFVTSEIQISETETPLHQLQTVYRRLVERLAVGDGDTGAFRSLIDGWFFVLEEDVLADGTVDEHDEAALVAGTDRLLEARLAEVSRTNPTFATVLRAYRRATLDGDLATADGLVAWLGGQPNVAASVKRYAGIKGDVDHAGALSFLQGLLTMIRDSGNSGLLVIIDEVETLQRVRSDVRDKSLNALRQLIDEVDGGRFPGLYLLITGTPAFFDGPQGVQRLAPLAQRLAVDFSGDPRFDNPRAVQIRLSGFDHDRLVELGTNVRAVFVAGSPAAERVESMVDDRYVGDLADAVAGKLGGQVGIAPRLFLKKLVGDVLDRVELFDDFDPRRDYQLTVGDAELSDIERNAERGAEQGSVPGSEPGSAPGPAGLGPDDIDLDLNLDLGTDQG, via the coding sequence ATGACCGCCCCGACGCCCAGCAAAGCCCGCCGAGACGAAGTCATCGACGCGCTGCGGCGAGGCACCGTGCCGGCGCGTGGCCTCGACCTGCTCGCCGTCGGCCTCGAACGCTTCGGCCCCTCCATCGACGACGAACTCGCCCGGGCGGCAACCGGCGGCGGCGTGTTCAAATGCATCCGGGGCGAATGGGGGTCGGGCAAGACGTTCGCGTCGCGTTGGATCGCGGATCGTGCCCGGCGCGCCGGGTTCGTGACCAGCGAAATCCAGATCTCCGAAACCGAAACTCCCCTGCACCAACTCCAGACCGTGTACCGGCGACTCGTCGAACGACTCGCCGTCGGCGACGGCGACACCGGGGCGTTTCGCTCGCTGATCGACGGCTGGTTCTTCGTGTTGGAAGAAGACGTCCTCGCGGACGGCACCGTCGACGAACACGACGAGGCGGCCCTGGTTGCGGGCACCGACCGCCTGCTCGAAGCGCGACTCGCCGAGGTCAGCCGCACCAACCCGACCTTCGCCACGGTGCTGAGGGCGTATCGGCGAGCGACCCTCGACGGCGATCTCGCAACCGCGGACGGGCTGGTCGCCTGGCTGGGGGGCCAACCCAACGTCGCCGCGTCGGTCAAGCGTTACGCCGGCATCAAAGGCGACGTCGACCACGCCGGAGCGCTGTCGTTTCTACAGGGGCTACTCACCATGATCCGCGACTCGGGCAACAGCGGACTGTTGGTCATCATCGACGAGGTCGAGACGCTGCAACGGGTGCGCTCCGATGTGCGCGACAAGTCGCTCAACGCGCTGCGCCAACTCATCGACGAGGTCGACGGCGGGCGGTTCCCCGGGCTGTACCTGCTCATCACCGGAACCCCCGCGTTCTTCGACGGGCCACAGGGGGTGCAACGCCTCGCACCGCTCGCGCAGCGGCTCGCCGTCGACTTCTCCGGCGACCCGCGTTTCGACAATCCCAGGGCGGTACAGATCCGCCTCAGCGGCTTCGACCACGACCGCCTCGTCGAACTCGGCACCAACGTGCGAGCGGTGTTCGTGGCCGGATCACCCGCGGCGGAGCGGGTCGAGTCGATGGTGGACGATCGCTACGTTGGCGACCTCGCCGATGCCGTGGCCGGCAAACTCGGCGGCCAGGTGGGCATTGCACCGCGGCTGTTCCTCAAAAAACTCGTCGGCGACGTGTTGGACCGCGTCGAGTTGTTCGACGATTTCGACCCTCGCCGCGACTACCAACTCACCGTCGGCGACGCGGAACTGTCCGATATCGAACGCAACGCCGAACGGGGCGCCGAACAGGGCTCTGTGCCTGGCTCCGAGCCGGGCTCTGCGCCTGGGCCGGCCGGCCTCGGGCCCGACGACATCGACCTCGACCTCAACCTCGACCTCGGCACCGACCAGGGCTGA
- the pglZ gene encoding BREX-2 system phosphatase PglZ, whose amino-acid sequence MTPTVGTAGAGGAGTGAAAGGTVAGAPARVATAELVRQLVRELRGAMAGRLHPEPFIVGIKATPVWNLGDLDDPAVGTISVQACQSPLAVRRAIAEFDQTAAGDPNATLVVLTDVAEGVLGADVLGRFVRPKLYGLSPWDAVRQRFGVRTLDPAFGDSRFSWMADPLLDVPVESLPAGAVVLSADAALRALAAAILGASGITLERLILATTSTTFAADLDTADPTVVASLCSTLGELLGPAGQLVTGAIAQGRGETCLPAGLAARTVVGATSASMAQARIEDLTGCRSVTDSALQAWAEAAEAAFADIAERSGPGASGGLGASGGLGVSAGLGASGVTHADLYQLEATGSALVGEWQAPAPDASNVLNVSFEARLDQLVVLLDAALGDPASTDPASKAGGASQVGGVAADTLRQAVQRVVTHRLSATPAGRPRAQRAQLAARLVSWLADPISARHGTGVGSNPNSPVLTLAESIEAYRADGAWVDAARRRVGEGDDTPPRFADALKRISAAAHQRRADGNRAFAEALARWSVDGTAAELPADEVVAVEAVLGQVIAPLANHAAILLIVLDGCGLAPFLELADQFAQFGLKEISPTDQRRVALAALPTVTEASRTSLLAGTLRTGAAADETRELPKHPKIAKLDGPGAVLWHQRPDFGGGIGQSLPAPVRDSLGENGPRVVAAVINTIDDQLSRGTFTPEYRLEHLDVLPGLLRDATNAGRIVVITADHGHVLGVGLDGRGEVERSGEGGDRWRIADREPSADEVLLRGPRVLLGDDRGVLAPYHDDLRYSAKHGGYHGGATPDECIVPLSVYAPAGIELPKGWDLLSVATPTWWDLHVDVVEEAKKSTAAKRPAKKTPKASAGQGALFEPALDSALDSASAPDAGSAAGSVGGAGAGEGATGNVPGWVDEVLASDVYALQLGSIRRAKPDAEKVRDTLAAIHRRGGVANYAVLAQATGMPGARVAGFVVVLSRLLNVDGFGVLTVDTTAREVRLDEKLLRSQFLQGAP is encoded by the coding sequence ATGACCCCCACGGTCGGTACGGCTGGCGCAGGCGGCGCCGGAACCGGCGCTGCCGCTGGGGGCACTGTCGCTGGCGCGCCCGCACGCGTCGCCACCGCCGAGCTGGTGCGCCAACTCGTGCGAGAGCTGCGCGGCGCAATGGCTGGGCGCCTCCACCCCGAACCGTTCATCGTCGGCATCAAAGCGACCCCGGTGTGGAACCTCGGCGATCTGGACGACCCCGCCGTGGGCACCATTTCAGTCCAGGCGTGCCAGAGCCCCCTCGCGGTTCGGCGCGCCATCGCCGAGTTCGACCAGACCGCCGCCGGCGACCCGAACGCGACCCTCGTCGTGTTGACCGACGTGGCCGAAGGGGTGCTCGGCGCGGACGTGTTGGGCCGATTCGTGCGCCCCAAGCTCTACGGGCTCAGCCCGTGGGACGCCGTTCGCCAACGCTTCGGTGTCCGCACCCTCGACCCGGCCTTCGGCGACTCGCGGTTCTCGTGGATGGCCGACCCGCTGTTGGACGTACCCGTCGAATCGCTGCCCGCCGGTGCCGTCGTGTTGAGCGCGGATGCTGCGCTGCGCGCCCTCGCCGCAGCGATTCTGGGGGCGAGTGGCATCACCCTCGAACGGCTGATCCTCGCCACGACAAGCACCACCTTCGCGGCCGACCTCGACACCGCCGACCCGACGGTGGTCGCCTCGCTCTGTTCGACCCTCGGCGAGCTGTTGGGCCCCGCCGGCCAACTCGTCACCGGGGCAATCGCCCAGGGCCGAGGCGAAACCTGTCTGCCCGCAGGGCTCGCGGCGCGCACCGTCGTGGGTGCCACGAGCGCCAGCATGGCCCAGGCCCGCATCGAAGACCTGACCGGATGCCGCTCGGTCACCGACTCGGCGTTACAAGCCTGGGCCGAAGCCGCCGAGGCGGCCTTCGCCGACATCGCCGAACGCAGCGGCCCGGGCGCTTCCGGAGGGCTAGGCGCTTCGGGAGGACTGGGCGTGTCGGCTGGGCTGGGCGCGTCGGGGGTCACCCACGCCGACCTCTACCAACTCGAAGCCACCGGGTCGGCCCTCGTCGGCGAATGGCAGGCACCCGCACCCGATGCCAGCAACGTGTTGAACGTCAGCTTCGAAGCCCGCCTCGACCAACTCGTCGTGCTGCTCGACGCCGCCCTCGGCGATCCCGCCAGCACCGACCCCGCCAGTAAGGCCGGCGGCGCCAGTCAGGTCGGCGGGGTCGCCGCCGACACCCTTCGACAGGCGGTGCAGCGCGTCGTCACCCACCGCCTCAGCGCCACCCCGGCGGGTCGTCCCCGCGCCCAACGCGCCCAACTCGCGGCGCGGCTCGTGTCGTGGCTGGCCGACCCGATCAGCGCACGTCACGGCACCGGCGTTGGGAGCAATCCGAACTCGCCGGTGCTGACCCTCGCCGAGTCGATCGAGGCCTACCGGGCCGACGGCGCCTGGGTCGACGCCGCCCGCCGCAGGGTGGGCGAAGGCGACGACACTCCCCCACGATTCGCCGACGCACTCAAACGCATCAGCGCCGCCGCCCACCAACGCCGAGCCGACGGCAACCGGGCCTTCGCCGAAGCGCTGGCCCGCTGGAGCGTCGACGGCACCGCCGCCGAATTGCCCGCCGACGAGGTCGTGGCCGTCGAGGCCGTGCTCGGCCAGGTCATCGCCCCGCTCGCCAACCACGCGGCGATTCTGCTCATCGTGCTCGACGGATGCGGGCTCGCACCCTTCCTCGAACTCGCCGATCAGTTCGCCCAGTTCGGACTCAAGGAGATTTCGCCCACCGACCAACGACGGGTCGCGCTCGCAGCGCTGCCCACGGTCACCGAGGCGTCGCGGACCTCACTGCTCGCCGGCACCCTGCGCACCGGCGCCGCCGCCGATGAGACCCGTGAACTGCCCAAACACCCCAAGATCGCCAAACTCGACGGTCCCGGCGCGGTGCTGTGGCATCAGCGGCCCGACTTCGGCGGCGGCATCGGACAGAGCCTGCCCGCCCCGGTCAGAGATTCCCTCGGCGAGAACGGGCCCCGAGTTGTCGCCGCGGTGATCAACACCATCGACGACCAGTTGAGCCGCGGCACCTTCACCCCCGAATACCGCCTCGAACACCTCGATGTGCTGCCTGGGCTGTTGCGGGACGCCACAAACGCCGGGCGAATCGTCGTCATCACCGCCGACCACGGCCACGTGCTCGGCGTCGGCCTCGACGGCCGCGGCGAGGTCGAACGATCCGGCGAGGGCGGCGACCGCTGGCGCATCGCAGACCGCGAACCGAGCGCCGATGAGGTGTTGTTGCGTGGCCCGAGGGTTTTGTTGGGCGACGACCGCGGCGTGCTCGCCCCCTATCACGACGACCTGCGCTATTCGGCCAAACACGGCGGCTACCACGGCGGTGCCACCCCCGACGAGTGCATCGTTCCGCTGTCGGTCTACGCTCCCGCCGGCATCGAACTGCCCAAAGGTTGGGACCTGTTGTCGGTCGCCACGCCAACCTGGTGGGACCTTCACGTCGACGTCGTCGAGGAGGCCAAAAAGTCGACGGCGGCCAAACGCCCAGCGAAGAAGACCCCGAAAGCCTCCGCCGGGCAAGGGGCCCTGTTCGAGCCGGCGCTCGATTCGGCTCTCGATTCTGCGAGCGCCCCGGACGCTGGATCTGCCGCCGGTTCTGTCGGCGGCGCGGGCGCGGGCGAAGGCGCGACGGGGAACGTGCCGGGCTGGGTCGACGAGGTGCTCGCCTCCGACGTCTACGCGTTGCAACTCGGCTCGATTCGTCGAGCCAAACCCGACGCCGAGAAGGTCCGGGACACCCTCGCCGCGATCCATCGCCGCGGCGGCGTGGCCAACTACGCCGTGCTCGCCCAGGCCACCGGCATGCCCGGCGCCCGGGTCGCCGGGTTCGTCGTCGTGCTCAGCCGCCTGTTGAACGTCGACGGCTTCGGTGTGCTCACCGTCGACACGACCGCCCGCGAAGTACGACTCGATGAGAAGCTGCTGCGCTCGCAGTTCCTCCAAGGAGCCCCATGA